The following coding sequences are from one Gemmatimonadota bacterium window:
- a CDS encoding helix-turn-helix domain-containing protein, with protein sequence MVMTLDPYIIDTLMADLVSHDRQPSAFLVYLTLTRWAHSPHRPQIAMALQDIAESTGLSKRTVQSAIAHLVYRRLLAVDRASPTSVPIYTVLRPWRRGA encoded by the coding sequence ATGGTGATGACGCTCGACCCCTATATCATCGACACCTTGATGGCCGACCTGGTCAGCCACGATCGTCAGCCGTCGGCCTTCCTCGTCTACCTGACCCTCACGCGGTGGGCCCATAGCCCGCATCGCCCGCAGATCGCGATGGCGCTGCAGGACATCGCCGAGTCGACGGGGTTGTCGAAGCGCACGGTGCAGTCGGCGATCGCCCATCTCGTCTACCGCCGCCTCCTGGCCGTCGACCGCGCGTCGCCCACGTCGGTCCCCATCTACACCGTGCTGCGTCCGTGGCGGCGGGGGGCGTAG
- a CDS encoding VOC family protein, producing the protein MIKQVKFVSIPVHDQDRALAFYTEKMGFRIATDSPMGPGQRWIELSIPRAQTGVVLFTAPGQEGWIGGFMNMSFQCDDVVATYHELKAAGVEFVKEPKVEPWGTSAIFKDSEGNQFVLSTG; encoded by the coding sequence ATGATCAAGCAGGTGAAGTTCGTCAGCATTCCCGTCCACGACCAGGACCGCGCCCTCGCCTTCTATACCGAGAAGATGGGGTTCCGGATCGCCACCGACTCGCCGATGGGTCCCGGGCAGCGATGGATCGAGTTGAGCATCCCGCGCGCGCAGACCGGCGTGGTGCTGTTCACGGCACCCGGCCAGGAGGGGTGGATCGGCGGCTTCATGAACATGTCCTTCCAGTGCGACGATGTGGTCGCGACGTACCACGAGCTCAAGGCCGCCGGCGTCGAGTTCGTGAAGGAGCCCAAGGTCGAGCCGTGGGGCACGTCGGCGATCTTCAAGGACAGCGAAGGAAACCAGTTCGTGCTCTCGACCGGCTGA
- a CDS encoding DUF1428 domain-containing protein — MRYVDGFLIVVPADKLDAYRAMAEQGRDVWMKHGALDYKECVGDDLYPQMGEMETLPFPTLTGLAADERLIFAFIVYNSRQHRDEVNAKVMSDPAMSPEQMKDKPMPFEFKRFSFGGFEVLVDI, encoded by the coding sequence ATGAGATACGTGGACGGCTTTCTGATCGTGGTCCCTGCCGACAAGCTCGACGCCTATCGCGCGATGGCCGAACAGGGCCGGGACGTCTGGATGAAGCACGGCGCGCTCGATTACAAGGAATGCGTCGGCGACGACCTCTATCCGCAGATGGGAGAGATGGAGACGTTGCCGTTCCCGACACTCACCGGACTCGCGGCGGATGAACGGCTCATCTTCGCGTTCATCGTCTACAACTCACGGCAGCATCGTGACGAGGTCAACGCCAAGGTCATGAGCGACCCCGCCATGAGTCCGGAGCAGATGAAGGACAAGCCGATGCCCTTCGAGTTCAAGCGGTTCAGCTTCGGCGGGTTCGAGGTGCTGGTCGACATCTGA
- a CDS encoding GNAT family N-acetyltransferase: protein MGRIPAHLPSELNALELTSFPERIATDRLLLRCWRPEDAPLLKATVDANLEHLRAWMPWAMEEPSPLEVVTAKLTRFAENFHAGTEWIYAIFTPDEQRVLGGTGLHLRQAPGVIEIGYWIDQEHTRRGLATEVTRTLTAIAFTDPGTEVVEVRCNPLNTASARVPERLGFTLREVLRNDGLTPQGEPRDTMVWEMRRGPPERFELAELRLRRPRPSDAEAILEYANDPEVARYADWPVGATLDRIFHTIDARAERWERGEEFYWVIAERESDRAIGGISCRMEGDAAEIGFLVHRQQWGRGLATAACVAVADWALSLPATHRLWATCDVDNHASARVLEKAGFTLDERLVRYAVRPNISDELRDALRYSRRSPDVPSDIPLMGLAPGAPDDPDQ, encoded by the coding sequence GTGGGCCGCATTCCGGCGCACCTCCCCAGCGAGCTGAACGCACTTGAGTTGACCTCCTTCCCCGAACGCATCGCCACCGACCGCCTGCTGCTCCGCTGCTGGCGGCCCGAGGATGCGCCGCTCCTCAAGGCGACCGTCGACGCGAACCTCGAGCACCTGCGCGCTTGGATGCCGTGGGCGATGGAGGAGCCGTCGCCGCTCGAGGTGGTCACTGCAAAGCTGACGCGGTTTGCGGAGAACTTTCACGCGGGGACCGAGTGGATCTACGCGATCTTCACCCCCGATGAGCAGCGCGTGCTCGGTGGCACCGGCCTCCATCTGCGGCAGGCGCCAGGCGTCATCGAGATCGGCTATTGGATCGATCAGGAGCACACCCGCCGCGGCCTGGCCACCGAGGTGACGCGCACGCTGACGGCGATCGCGTTCACCGATCCGGGCACCGAGGTGGTCGAGGTTCGCTGCAATCCGCTCAACACCGCGAGCGCGCGGGTCCCCGAGCGGCTCGGCTTCACGCTGCGCGAGGTGCTGCGCAACGACGGACTGACGCCACAGGGCGAGCCGCGCGACACGATGGTGTGGGAGATGCGGCGCGGGCCGCCCGAACGCTTCGAGCTCGCCGAGTTGCGTTTGCGCCGGCCGCGGCCGTCCGACGCCGAGGCGATCCTCGAGTATGCCAACGACCCCGAGGTCGCGCGCTATGCCGACTGGCCCGTCGGGGCGACGCTCGACCGCATCTTCCACACGATCGATGCGCGGGCCGAACGGTGGGAGCGCGGTGAGGAGTTCTACTGGGTGATCGCCGAGCGGGAGAGTGACCGCGCCATCGGCGGGATCTCGTGCAGGATGGAGGGCGATGCCGCCGAGATCGGCTTCCTGGTCCATCGGCAGCAGTGGGGCCGCGGCCTGGCGACGGCGGCCTGCGTGGCGGTGGCGGATTGGGCGTTGTCGCTGCCGGCGACCCACCGCCTCTGGGCCACCTGCGACGTCGACAACCACGCCTCGGCGCGCGTCCTCGAGAAGGCGGGCTTCACGCTGGACGAGCGGCTGGTCCGCTACGCGGTGCGGCCCAACATTTCGGATGAGCTGCGGGATGCGCTGCGGTACAGTCGCCGCTCCCCCGATGTACCTTCGGATATCCCCTTGATGGGCCTTGCCCCTGGAGCCCCCGATGATCCCGATCAGTGA